The following proteins are co-located in the Diaphorobacter sp. HDW4B genome:
- the dut gene encoding dUTP diphosphatase, with protein sequence MKIDVKVLDSRMADQLPAYATAGSAGLDLRACIDEPLELKPNAWQLVPTGIAIHLKDPAYAALILPRSGLGHKHGIVLGNLVGLIDSDYQGQLMVSAWNRSDVAFTLQPMERLAQLVIVPVMQAQFNVVSEFDSTSERGEGGYGSTGKQ encoded by the coding sequence GTGAAGATTGATGTGAAAGTTCTCGATTCGCGCATGGCGGATCAATTGCCTGCCTACGCCACCGCCGGAAGCGCGGGGCTGGACCTGCGGGCCTGTATCGACGAGCCGCTGGAGCTCAAGCCCAACGCCTGGCAACTGGTGCCCACCGGCATCGCCATCCACCTGAAGGACCCCGCCTACGCCGCGCTGATCCTGCCTCGCTCGGGTCTGGGCCACAAGCATGGCATTGTGCTGGGCAATCTGGTGGGGTTGATCGACAGCGACTACCAGGGCCAGCTCATGGTCAGCGCGTGGAATCGCAGCGATGTGGCCTTCACGCTGCAGCCGATGGAGCGTCTGGCGCAACTCGTGATCGTGCCGGTCATGCAGGCGCAGTTCAATGTGGTCTCCGAATTTGACTCGACCAGCGAGCGCGGCGAAGGCGGTTACGGCTCCACCGGCAAGCAGTGA
- a CDS encoding CTP synthase, whose amino-acid sequence MTKFVFVTGGVVSSLGKGIASASLAAILESRGLKVTLIKLDPYINVDPGTMSPFQHGEVFVTDDGAETDLDLGHYERFIETRMKQSNNFTTGRIYQTVLEKERRGDYLGKTVQVIPHITNEIQEYVKRGAGIGTDDAVDVAICEIGGTVGDIESLPFLEAVRQLSLKLGPNNSAFVHLTYLPYIEAAGELKTKPTQHTVQKLREIGIQPDALLCRAKHAVPDEEREKISLFTNVAEWGVISMWDVDTIYKVPRMLHEQGLDGLICDKLRLNTPPASLKRWDDLVYETEHPQGEVKVAMVGKYVELSDAYKSVNEALRAAGMQNHVRVKITHVDSETVDDKNAKEQLSKYDAILVPGGFGSRGVEGKISTARFARENKVPYLGICLGMQVATIEYARHVAGLEGANSTEFDPHAKNPVIALITEWKDEDGTIKTRDENSDLGGTMRLGAQSSDVQPGTLAHSIYGDVVTERHRHRYEANTQYLDKLRDAGLVISALTQREHLTEIVELPNTVHPWFIGVQFHPEFKSTPWNGHPLFNAFVKAAVAQHKGAK is encoded by the coding sequence ATGACCAAGTTTGTCTTCGTCACAGGCGGTGTGGTGTCTTCCCTTGGTAAGGGAATCGCCTCAGCCTCCCTCGCCGCGATCCTCGAATCGCGCGGCCTCAAAGTCACTCTCATCAAGCTGGACCCGTACATCAACGTGGACCCCGGCACGATGTCGCCGTTCCAGCACGGTGAAGTCTTCGTCACCGATGACGGAGCCGAGACCGACCTCGACCTCGGACACTACGAGCGCTTCATCGAAACCCGCATGAAGCAATCGAACAACTTCACCACCGGCCGTATCTATCAGACGGTGCTGGAGAAGGAACGTCGCGGTGACTATCTGGGCAAGACCGTTCAGGTCATTCCCCACATCACCAACGAGATTCAGGAATACGTCAAGCGCGGCGCGGGCATCGGCACCGACGACGCAGTCGATGTCGCGATCTGCGAAATCGGCGGCACCGTGGGTGACATCGAATCCCTGCCGTTCCTTGAAGCCGTTCGTCAGCTCTCCCTGAAGCTCGGCCCGAACAACTCCGCTTTTGTTCACCTCACCTACCTGCCTTACATCGAGGCAGCAGGCGAGCTCAAGACCAAGCCGACCCAGCACACCGTGCAGAAGCTGCGCGAAATCGGCATCCAGCCCGATGCGCTGCTGTGCCGTGCCAAGCATGCCGTGCCCGATGAGGAACGCGAAAAGATTTCGCTGTTCACCAATGTGGCCGAATGGGGCGTGATCTCCATGTGGGACGTGGATACCATCTACAAGGTGCCCCGCATGCTGCACGAGCAGGGTCTGGACGGCCTCATCTGCGACAAGCTGCGCCTGAACACGCCGCCCGCCAGCCTCAAGCGCTGGGACGATCTGGTCTACGAGACCGAGCATCCGCAAGGCGAAGTCAAGGTCGCGATGGTCGGCAAGTATGTCGAGCTGTCCGACGCCTACAAGTCGGTCAATGAAGCGCTGCGCGCCGCCGGCATGCAGAACCATGTGCGCGTGAAGATCACGCACGTCGATTCGGAAACCGTCGACGACAAGAACGCCAAGGAACAGCTGTCCAAGTACGACGCGATTCTGGTGCCCGGCGGCTTCGGCTCGCGCGGCGTGGAAGGCAAGATCTCGACCGCCAGGTTCGCTCGCGAGAACAAGGTGCCGTATCTCGGCATCTGCCTCGGCATGCAAGTGGCGACCATCGAATACGCACGCCATGTGGCGGGCCTCGAAGGCGCGAACTCCACCGAGTTCGATCCGCATGCCAAGAACCCTGTGATCGCGCTGATCACCGAGTGGAAGGACGAGGACGGCACGATCAAGACGCGTGACGAGAACTCCGACCTCGGCGGCACGATGCGTCTGGGCGCACAGTCGTCCGACGTGCAGCCCGGCACGCTGGCGCACAGCATCTACGGCGACGTGGTGACCGAGCGTCATCGCCACCGCTACGAAGCCAACACGCAATATCTGGACAAGCTGCGCGATGCAGGCTTGGTGATTTCCGCACTCACGCAGCGCGAGCACCTGACCGAAATCGTCGAGCTGCCGAACACGGTTCACCCCTGGTTCATCGGCGTGCAGTTCCACCCGGAATTCAAGTCCACGCCGTGGAATGGCCACCCGCTGTTCAACGCCTTCGTGAAGGCAGCCGTTGCCCAGCACAAGGGCGCGAAATAA
- a CDS encoding JmjC domain-containing protein, with the protein MDAQKITPLLGGMSPAEFMRKHWHKKPLLVRQAIPGFEAPIPREELFELAAEEGVESRLIQQKKKGWSMDHGPFDPDSLPSTKTRDWTLLVQGVDLHNASARALLDQFRFVPEARLDDLMISYATNGGGVGPHFDSYDVFLLQAHGKRRWRIGRQRDMTLVEGMPVKILANFEPEEEYVLEPGDMLYLPPRWAHDGIAEGECMTYSIGFRSPQRDELARETLLRIADALGDSDGSPIYRDPKQEAVEAPGQVPAELQAFAREGVMRALAQSGIVERALGEALTEPKGNVWFDPPQEELDLQVTGVDLDRRTRMMYDDAHIYINGESYRASGRDAKLMHKLADQRGLTAKQLAGASEAAISLLENWFDDGWVREASVI; encoded by the coding sequence ATGGATGCACAGAAAATTACCCCATTGCTCGGTGGCATGTCGCCAGCCGAATTCATGCGCAAGCACTGGCACAAGAAGCCGCTGCTCGTGCGCCAGGCCATTCCCGGCTTCGAGGCCCCGATCCCGCGCGAGGAGCTGTTCGAGCTTGCCGCCGAGGAGGGCGTCGAGTCGCGCCTGATCCAGCAAAAGAAAAAGGGCTGGTCCATGGACCACGGCCCCTTCGATCCGGACAGCCTGCCGTCGACCAAGACCCGCGACTGGACGCTGCTGGTGCAAGGCGTGGACCTGCACAACGCCTCCGCGCGTGCGCTGCTCGATCAGTTCCGCTTCGTGCCCGAGGCGCGTCTCGATGATCTGATGATCAGCTATGCGACCAACGGCGGCGGTGTCGGTCCGCATTTCGACAGCTACGACGTGTTCCTGCTGCAGGCCCACGGCAAGCGCCGCTGGCGCATTGGCCGTCAACGCGACATGACGCTGGTCGAAGGCATGCCTGTCAAGATTCTGGCGAACTTCGAGCCCGAAGAGGAATATGTGCTGGAGCCAGGCGACATGCTGTATCTGCCGCCACGCTGGGCGCATGACGGCATTGCCGAGGGCGAGTGCATGACGTACTCCATCGGTTTCCGTTCGCCACAGCGCGATGAGCTGGCGCGCGAGACGCTGCTGCGCATTGCGGACGCTTTGGGTGATTCGGACGGCTCGCCCATTTACCGCGATCCCAAGCAGGAAGCGGTCGAAGCGCCGGGGCAGGTTCCCGCCGAGCTGCAGGCATTTGCCCGCGAAGGCGTGATGCGTGCTCTGGCGCAGTCGGGCATCGTCGAGCGCGCATTGGGCGAGGCGCTGACCGAGCCCAAGGGCAATGTCTGGTTCGATCCGCCACAGGAAGAACTTGACTTGCAGGTGACGGGCGTCGATCTGGATCGCCGCACGCGCATGATGTATGACGATGCACATATCTACATCAACGGCGAGAGCTACCGCGCCTCGGGCCGCGACGCCAAGCTGATGCACAAGCTGGCCGATCAGCGTGGCCTGACCGCCAAGCAATTGGCCGGAGCAAGCGAAGCGGCGATCTCGTTGCTTGAAAACTGGTTTGACGACGGCTGGGTGCGCGAGGCATCTGTCATCTGA
- a CDS encoding glycine zipper 2TM domain-containing protein: MRSPFSRIGTWVGVVTMASLLSACVVQRPYGYGQPQQQPYPQQQYPQQQYPQQTQQPAYGYEQQPAQGVMEYGVVSQIETIPRTVQRGSTSGVGAIIGAVIGGVVGNQIGGGMGRAAMTAAGALGGAAAGNAIEGQTAPRGEIGGGYRLFIQLDRSGGQRVFDVPDTGDLRPGDRVRVVNGQISRY, encoded by the coding sequence ATGCGTAGCCCATTTTCGCGAATCGGCACCTGGGTTGGCGTGGTGACCATGGCCAGTCTGCTGTCGGCCTGTGTCGTCCAGCGCCCTTATGGGTACGGCCAGCCTCAGCAGCAGCCCTACCCACAACAGCAATATCCGCAACAGCAATACCCACAGCAGACGCAGCAACCGGCCTATGGCTATGAGCAGCAGCCTGCTCAAGGCGTCATGGAATACGGTGTCGTGAGTCAGATCGAGACCATTCCTCGCACGGTCCAGCGTGGCAGCACCTCGGGTGTGGGTGCCATCATCGGTGCGGTGATCGGCGGTGTGGTCGGCAACCAGATCGGCGGAGGCATGGGCCGTGCGGCCATGACGGCTGCTGGCGCGCTCGGCGGTGCGGCGGCTGGCAATGCCATCGAGGGTCAGACGGCTCCGCGTGGCGAAATCGGCGGTGGCTATCGCTTGTTCATTCAACTCGATCGCAGCGGTGGCCAGCGCGTTTTTGACGTGCCGGATACCGGCGATCTGCGTCCCGGCGACCGGGTCCGCGTGGTGAACGGACAGATTTCGCGTTATTGA
- a CDS encoding peptidylprolyl isomerase — MEITQQCVVALTWVLKDTLGDELDILDEPVEFLVGGDDLLKRIEEALQGHKVGDEISLHLEPEEAFGDYIDKLIFLEPRQAFPEDIEEGMTFDGHALPNGLTPDMPKDALYTVAQLYPEHVVLDGNHPLAGIALRLKIKVESVREATEEEIGRGTAGTGFFRIQPPTAPGNDTLH; from the coding sequence ATGGAAATCACTCAACAATGTGTTGTCGCACTGACCTGGGTCTTGAAGGATACGCTTGGCGACGAGCTGGACATCCTGGACGAACCCGTCGAATTCCTCGTGGGCGGTGACGATCTGCTCAAGCGCATCGAGGAAGCTCTGCAGGGTCACAAGGTCGGCGACGAAATTTCGCTGCACCTCGAACCCGAAGAAGCCTTTGGCGACTATATCGACAAGCTCATCTTTCTGGAGCCGCGTCAGGCATTCCCCGAGGATATCGAGGAAGGAATGACCTTTGACGGCCATGCCCTGCCCAATGGCCTCACGCCCGACATGCCCAAGGACGCGCTCTACACCGTCGCCCAGCTCTACCCCGAACATGTGGTGCTGGACGGCAATCACCCGCTCGCGGGCATCGCTCTGCGCCTGAAGATCAAGGTGGAGTCCGTGCGCGAAGCCACCGAAGAGGAAATCGGACGCGGCACGGCGGGCACGGGCTTCTTCCGCATTCAGCCGCCCACCGCACCCGGCAACGACACGCTGCACTGA
- the coaBC gene encoding bifunctional phosphopantothenoylcysteine decarboxylase/phosphopantothenate--cysteine ligase CoaBC, with translation MTQLAGKHIVLGLSGGVACYKSAELCRLFIKAGATVQVVMTEAAEQFITPVTMQALSGRAVYGSQWDAREPNNMPHINLSREADVVLIAPCSADFIARLAQGRSDELLSLLCLARPIERVPLLLAPAMNREMWLHPATQRNMAQVASDGAVILGVGNGPQACGETGDGRMLEPAQIFEDLTAYLSPKKLVGHHVLVTAGPTFEAIDPVRGITNLSSGKMGFAIARAARDAGAKVTLIAGPVHLPTPRGVQRVDVKSAQQMFDAATLFANEASIFIATAAVADWRPAHASEQKIKKDGSGDVPALAFVENPDILASIAHSKRAESGELYCVGFAAESENLLAHASAKRARKGVPLLVGNIGPATFGQDDNALILIDAQGHREIPRASKQVLADELVAEIAQRVAVKN, from the coding sequence ATGACACAGCTTGCTGGAAAACACATCGTTCTGGGCCTCAGTGGCGGGGTGGCTTGTTACAAGTCCGCCGAGCTTTGCCGCCTGTTCATCAAGGCGGGGGCGACGGTACAGGTCGTCATGACCGAAGCCGCGGAGCAATTCATCACCCCGGTCACCATGCAGGCTTTGAGCGGGCGCGCGGTCTACGGCTCCCAATGGGACGCCCGTGAGCCCAACAACATGCCGCACATCAACCTGAGCCGCGAGGCCGATGTGGTGCTGATCGCGCCGTGCAGCGCGGATTTCATTGCCCGGCTGGCGCAGGGGCGTTCGGACGAACTGCTGAGCCTGCTGTGCCTGGCGCGCCCGATCGAGCGCGTGCCGCTCTTGCTGGCGCCTGCCATGAACCGCGAGATGTGGCTGCATCCTGCCACCCAGCGCAACATGGCGCAGGTGGCGAGCGACGGTGCGGTGATTCTGGGCGTGGGCAACGGGCCGCAAGCCTGTGGCGAGACCGGCGACGGTCGCATGCTTGAACCGGCACAGATTTTCGAAGACCTGACGGCCTATCTGTCGCCCAAGAAGCTGGTCGGACACCACGTGCTGGTGACGGCCGGACCGACGTTCGAGGCGATTGATCCGGTGCGCGGCATCACCAATCTGTCGAGCGGCAAGATGGGCTTTGCCATTGCCCGCGCGGCGCGCGATGCCGGTGCCAAGGTCACGTTGATCGCCGGTCCCGTGCATCTGCCCACGCCGCGTGGCGTGCAGCGCGTGGATGTGAAGTCGGCGCAGCAGATGTTCGACGCGGCCACCTTGTTCGCCAATGAGGCATCGATCTTCATCGCCACGGCGGCGGTGGCCGATTGGCGTCCGGCGCATGCGAGCGAACAGAAGATCAAGAAGGACGGCTCGGGCGATGTGCCTGCGCTGGCGTTTGTCGAGAACCCCGACATTCTGGCGAGCATTGCGCATTCCAAGCGTGCCGAGTCGGGTGAGCTGTATTGCGTGGGTTTTGCGGCCGAGAGCGAAAACCTGCTCGCCCATGCCAGCGCCAAGCGCGCGCGCAAGGGCGTGCCGCTGTTGGTGGGCAATATCGGCCCGGCCACGTTCGGACAGGACGACAATGCGCTGATTCTGATCGACGCCCAGGGGCATCGCGAGATTCCGCGCGCGTCCAAGCAGGTGCTGGCCGACGAACTGGTCGCGGAAATCGCCCAGCGCGTGGCCGTCAAGAACTGA
- a CDS encoding septum formation initiator family protein gives MSTRIVPLILLLLLLLVLTQLLSGRGSIEHVATMRQNITEQKAANDKARTENERLLAEVSDLKDGMDMVEEKARSELGMVKPNEIYVHVAPKR, from the coding sequence ATGAGCACACGCATCGTTCCGCTGATTCTTCTGCTGCTGCTCTTGCTGGTGCTGACGCAATTGCTCAGCGGTCGCGGCAGCATCGAGCATGTGGCCACCATGCGCCAGAACATCACGGAACAGAAAGCGGCCAACGACAAGGCCCGCACCGAGAACGAACGCCTCCTGGCCGAAGTCTCCGACCTGAAGGACGGCATGGACATGGTCGAGGAAAAGGCCCGCAGCGAACTTGGCATGGTCAAGCCCAACGAAATCTATGTCCACGTCGCTCCCAAGCGCTGA
- the kdsA gene encoding 3-deoxy-8-phosphooctulonate synthase: protein MKLCGFDIGLDKRFFLISGPCVVESEQLQMDVAGQLKEITASLGIHFIFKSSYDKANRSSGASFRGPGMEKGLEILAKVKKELNVPILTDVHTTEEIPTVSKIVDVLQTPAFLCRQTDFIRAVAQSGKPVNIKKGQFLAPHDMKNVIDKARAAAKEVGLPEDSFMACERGASFGYNNLVSDMRSLSIMRETGAPVVYDATHSVQLPGGNGTSSGGMREMVPVLSRAAIAVGVAGVFMETHPDPCNALSDGPNAVPLKHMKALLETLVALDDITKRNGFLENHFEP, encoded by the coding sequence ATGAAACTCTGCGGCTTTGACATCGGCCTCGACAAACGTTTTTTCCTGATTTCAGGCCCGTGCGTGGTTGAGTCTGAACAGCTGCAGATGGATGTGGCCGGTCAGCTCAAGGAAATCACCGCGTCGCTGGGCATCCACTTCATTTTCAAGAGCAGCTACGACAAGGCCAACCGATCCTCCGGCGCGAGCTTTCGCGGCCCGGGCATGGAAAAGGGTCTGGAGATTCTGGCGAAGGTGAAGAAGGAACTGAATGTTCCCATCCTCACCGACGTGCACACCACGGAAGAAATCCCCACGGTCTCCAAGATCGTGGACGTGCTGCAAACGCCTGCGTTCCTGTGCCGCCAGACCGATTTCATCCGCGCGGTGGCCCAGTCCGGCAAGCCGGTGAACATCAAGAAGGGCCAGTTCCTTGCGCCGCATGACATGAAGAACGTCATCGACAAGGCACGCGCGGCCGCCAAGGAAGTCGGTCTGCCCGAAGACAGCTTCATGGCCTGCGAACGCGGTGCGAGCTTCGGCTACAACAATCTGGTGAGCGACATGCGCTCGCTGTCCATCATGCGCGAGACCGGTGCGCCGGTCGTGTACGACGCCACGCACAGCGTGCAATTGCCCGGCGGCAACGGCACATCGAGCGGCGGCATGCGCGAGATGGTTCCCGTTCTCTCGCGCGCGGCGATCGCCGTGGGCGTCGCTGGCGTGTTCATGGAAACCCACCCTGATCCATGCAACGCGCTGTCGGATGGCCCCAACGCCGTGCCGCTCAAGCACATGAAGGCGCTGCTGGAAACACTGGTTGCGCTGGATGACATCACCAAGCGCAACGGCTTTCTGGAGAACCACTTCGAGCCGTGA
- a CDS encoding DUF1330 domain-containing protein: protein MPSGYVIATVQITNPVQYEEYKKWSTAAMQAHNAEVCVRGGQVKVMEGDWAPERVVVLKFASFDAAKAFYDSPEYGKARAARVGAAIMQLICVEGV from the coding sequence ATGCCAAGTGGATACGTCATCGCCACCGTCCAGATCACCAACCCCGTCCAGTACGAGGAATACAAGAAATGGTCCACCGCAGCCATGCAAGCGCACAACGCGGAAGTCTGCGTTCGCGGTGGTCAGGTGAAGGTGATGGAAGGCGATTGGGCGCCCGAGCGTGTCGTTGTTCTCAAGTTTGCGAGTTTTGATGCAGCCAAGGCGTTTTATGATTCGCCTGAGTACGGCAAGGCCCGCGCCGCACGAGTTGGTGCAGCGATCATGCAACTGATTTGTGTTGAAGGCGTCTAG
- the eno gene encoding phosphopyruvate hydratase, which translates to MSAIVDIVGREVLDSRGNPTVECDVLLESGVMGRAAVPSGASTGSREAIELRDGDKNRYLGKGVLKAVEHINTEISEAVLGLDASEQAFLDKTLIDLDGTDNKGRLGANAMLAVSMAVARAAAEESGLPLYRYLGGMGATQLPVPMMNVINGGAHANNTLDLQEFMIIPVGAPSFREAVRWGAEVFHALKKIIHDKGMSTAVGDEGGFAPSVENHEAAIQLILQAIENAGYTAGEQIVLGLDCAASEFYKDGKYVLEGEGGLQLTAEQWTDMLATWVDKYPIISIEDGMAEGDWDGWKHLTERLGAKVQLVGDDLFVTNTKILKEGIDKKIANSILIKINQIGTLTETFEAIEMAKRAGYTAVISHRSGETEDSTIADIAVGTNAGQIKTGSLSRSDRMAKYNQLLRIEEDLGDIAVYPGRTAFYNLR; encoded by the coding sequence ATGAGCGCCATTGTTGACATCGTAGGCCGCGAAGTGCTGGACAGCCGCGGCAATCCCACCGTTGAATGCGACGTGTTGCTGGAATCCGGCGTGATGGGCCGTGCGGCTGTGCCGTCGGGCGCATCCACTGGCTCGCGCGAAGCCATCGAACTGCGTGACGGCGACAAGAACCGTTACCTCGGCAAGGGCGTGCTCAAGGCGGTCGAGCACATCAACACCGAAATCTCCGAAGCCGTGCTGGGCCTGGACGCTTCCGAGCAAGCCTTCCTCGACAAGACCCTGATCGACCTCGACGGCACCGACAACAAGGGTCGCCTGGGCGCCAACGCCATGCTGGCGGTTTCGATGGCCGTGGCCCGCGCCGCTGCCGAAGAATCCGGCCTGCCGCTGTACCGCTACCTTGGCGGCATGGGCGCTACGCAACTGCCCGTGCCGATGATGAACGTGATCAACGGCGGCGCACACGCCAACAACACGCTCGACCTGCAAGAGTTCATGATCATCCCCGTCGGCGCACCTTCGTTCCGCGAAGCCGTGCGTTGGGGCGCTGAAGTGTTCCACGCTCTGAAGAAGATCATTCACGACAAGGGCATGTCCACCGCCGTGGGCGACGAAGGCGGTTTCGCTCCTTCCGTGGAAAATCACGAAGCTGCGATCCAGCTGATCCTGCAAGCCATCGAAAACGCTGGCTACACCGCCGGTGAGCAGATCGTTCTGGGTCTGGACTGTGCAGCCAGCGAGTTCTACAAGGACGGCAAGTACGTGCTCGAAGGCGAAGGCGGCCTGCAACTGACTGCCGAGCAATGGACCGACATGCTGGCCACCTGGGTCGACAAGTATCCGATCATCTCCATCGAAGACGGCATGGCCGAAGGCGACTGGGATGGCTGGAAGCACCTGACCGAGCGTCTGGGCGCCAAGGTGCAACTGGTGGGTGACGACCTGTTCGTGACCAACACCAAGATCCTGAAGGAAGGCATCGACAAGAAGATCGCCAACTCCATCCTCATCAAGATCAACCAGATCGGCACACTGACCGAAACGTTCGAAGCCATCGAAATGGCCAAGCGCGCAGGCTACACCGCCGTGATCTCGCATCGTTCGGGCGAAACCGAAGATTCGACCATCGCCGACATCGCCGTGGGCACCAACGCAGGCCAGATCAAGACCGGTTCGCTGTCGCGCTCCGACCGCATGGCCAAGTACAACCAACTGCTGCGCATCGAGGAAGATCTGGGCGACATCGCCGTCTACCCAGGCCGCACAGCGTTCTACAACCTGCGCTGA